The following proteins are co-located in the Streptomyces sp. NBC_00435 genome:
- a CDS encoding SDR family oxidoreductase, with the protein MAARTPLNGTDTSPRNDGPGLHCLVTGATGYIGGRLVPELLDAGHRVRCLARSPEKLRDHPWVARAEVVRGDVTDAESLEQALRGIDVAYYLVHALGTGPGFEERDRAAARTFGERARAAGVRRIVYLGGLTPADVPPRDLSPHLRSRAEVGEILLACGVPATVLRAAVIIGSGSASFEMLRYLTERLPVMVTPSWVGTRIQPIAVRDVLRYLVGSATMPPEVSRTFDIGGPDVVTYEEMMRRYALVAELPRRLILRVPMLTPRLSSHWIGLVTPVPRALARPLAESLRHEVVCDEHDIADWVPDPPGAPIDFDLALSLALQRVREAKVTTRWSSASLPGAPSDPLPTDPDWAGGSLYTDEREVAVDASPAALWRVVEGIGGDNGWYSFPLAWAVRGWLDRLVGGVGIRRGRRDAARLRVGDSLDFWRVEEIEPGRLLRLRAEMRLPGLAWLELHADPPSGTPLPPPPAPSPAPPTAGRSSTSPGGAVPGGVAPSSSGPGSAERGRGAPSASPGGAELSRRAPSTTQGRMGRSDGVPHTSPVAPASDGGATGSRYRQRALFHPHGLLGHLYWWSVSPFHAVVFGGMARNIARAAERQEVAAAPTSTDEPRPPVSGPAGAADGQGRGADAAPAGG; encoded by the coding sequence ATGGCGGCGCGGACACCCCTGAACGGTACGGACACGTCACCCCGGAATGACGGCCCGGGCCTGCACTGCCTGGTCACCGGAGCCACCGGCTACATCGGCGGCCGCCTGGTGCCGGAACTCCTCGACGCCGGACACCGCGTGCGCTGCCTGGCGCGTTCCCCGGAGAAGCTGCGCGACCACCCCTGGGTCGCCCGTGCCGAGGTGGTGCGCGGAGACGTCACCGACGCCGAATCCCTGGAGCAGGCCCTGCGCGGCATCGACGTCGCGTACTACCTCGTGCACGCCCTCGGAACCGGCCCGGGCTTCGAGGAGCGCGACCGCGCCGCCGCCCGGACCTTCGGCGAACGGGCCCGCGCGGCCGGAGTACGCCGGATCGTCTACCTCGGCGGACTCACCCCGGCCGACGTCCCGCCCCGGGACCTCTCCCCGCACCTGCGCTCCCGCGCCGAGGTCGGCGAGATCCTCCTCGCCTGCGGGGTCCCGGCCACCGTACTGAGGGCCGCCGTCATCATCGGCTCGGGCTCCGCGTCCTTCGAGATGCTGCGCTACCTCACCGAGCGGCTGCCCGTCATGGTCACCCCCAGCTGGGTCGGCACCCGCATCCAGCCCATCGCCGTCCGGGACGTCCTGCGCTACCTCGTCGGCAGCGCCACCATGCCGCCCGAGGTCAGCCGGACCTTCGACATCGGCGGCCCGGACGTGGTCACGTACGAGGAGATGATGCGCCGCTACGCCCTCGTGGCGGAGCTGCCCCGGCGGCTCATCCTGCGCGTCCCCATGCTGACCCCGCGCCTGTCCAGCCACTGGATCGGCCTGGTGACCCCCGTTCCCAGAGCCTTGGCGCGGCCCCTCGCGGAATCGCTGCGCCACGAGGTGGTCTGCGACGAGCACGACATCGCCGACTGGGTACCCGACCCGCCCGGCGCCCCGATCGACTTCGACCTCGCCCTGTCGCTGGCCCTGCAACGGGTGCGGGAGGCCAAGGTGACCACCCGCTGGTCCTCGGCCTCCCTCCCCGGCGCGCCCAGCGACCCGCTGCCCACCGACCCCGACTGGGCCGGCGGCAGCCTGTACACCGACGAGCGGGAGGTGGCCGTGGACGCCTCCCCGGCCGCGCTCTGGCGGGTCGTGGAGGGCATCGGCGGGGACAACGGCTGGTACTCCTTCCCGCTGGCCTGGGCCGTACGGGGCTGGCTGGACCGGCTCGTCGGCGGTGTCGGCATCCGGCGCGGGCGGCGCGACGCCGCCCGGCTGCGGGTGGGGGACTCCCTCGACTTCTGGCGGGTGGAGGAGATCGAACCGGGCCGCCTGCTGCGGCTGCGCGCGGAAATGCGGCTACCGGGCCTGGCCTGGCTGGAACTGCACGCCGACCCACCCTCCGGGACTCCGCTGCCACCCCCGCCGGCTCCGAGCCCGGCGCCGCCAACCGCTGGGCGTTCATCGACTTCCCCGGGTGGGGCTGTCCCTGGGGGTGTGGCCCCGTCCTCGTCCGGCCCGGGTTCGGCGGAGCGTGGGCGAGGGGCCCCGTCGGCCTCACCGGGTGGGGCAGAGCTCTCGCGCAGGGCGCCCTCCACCACGCAGGGGCGAATGGGCCGCTCGGACGGGGTCCCGCACACTTCCCCGGTGGCCCCCGCCTCGGACGGCGGTGCCACCGGCTCCCGGTACCGGCAGCGGGCCCTGTTCCACCCGCACGGCCTGCTCGGTCACCTCTACTGGTGGAGCGTGTCCCCCTTCCACGCCGTCGTCTTCGGGGGCATGGCCCGCAACATCGCCCGCGCGGCCGAACGCCAGGAAGTCGCCGCTGCTCCGACCTCCACTGACGAGCCGCGCCCCCCGGTGTCCGGCCCGGCCGGAGCCGCGGACGGGCAGGGACGCGGGGCGGACGCGGCCCCGGCAGGCGGATGA
- a CDS encoding UDP-N-acetylmuramoyl-L-alanyl-D-glutamate--2,6-diaminopimelate ligase, translating to MKLSGLLTGHDHHVIQGDAGSTRISAGVTFDVDRVVPGSLFVAVPGHRGGGPDSIGAALARGAVAVLVDAQGAAAPRGQELLPEVCVVRVPDTRKAAAVASSRYFGEPGRHMDMVAVTGTNGKTSISYMVESLLRISEGASVGVIGTAGSRIGDEMIPMPPTVLTTPESPDLQYLLGRMRDQGTGSVVLEATSMALQTYRVDRTFVDVGVFTNLTQDHLDDHGTMARYTNAKLRLFQGLCRHAVVNMDDPVGAGIRAMMPGAVTTYGLDTEADFRATDLIADASGTRFTLHHAGREYPASIPVPGRFSVSNALAAVAACQVLGHDLDGLVAALAQMPPVPGRFERFVTPGGTSVIVDYAHSPDSLDKVLTAIRGFARGRVITVFGCGGDRDTTKRAEMGRIAGTHSDLCVLTSDNPRTEDPETILDQIAPGIEGTGTPYERSTDRRRAIGLALAAARPEDIVLVAGKGSEPHQIVGEELLPFSDMATVRELASPSVS from the coding sequence GTGAAACTCAGCGGGCTACTGACCGGCCACGACCACCATGTCATCCAGGGCGACGCCGGATCGACCCGGATCAGCGCGGGGGTCACCTTCGACGTCGACCGGGTGGTGCCGGGCTCGCTCTTCGTCGCCGTACCCGGTCACCGCGGGGGCGGCCCCGACTCCATCGGCGCGGCGCTCGCCCGCGGGGCCGTGGCCGTGCTCGTCGACGCGCAGGGAGCCGCCGCGCCGCGCGGACAGGAACTGCTCCCCGAGGTGTGCGTCGTACGGGTGCCGGACACCCGGAAGGCGGCTGCGGTCGCCTCCTCCCGCTACTTCGGCGAGCCGGGCCGGCACATGGACATGGTCGCGGTCACCGGGACCAACGGGAAGACGTCCATCTCCTACATGGTGGAGTCGCTGCTGAGGATCTCCGAGGGCGCCTCCGTCGGCGTGATCGGTACGGCGGGCAGCCGGATCGGCGACGAGATGATCCCGATGCCACCGACGGTGCTGACCACACCGGAGTCGCCCGACCTTCAGTACCTCCTGGGCCGCATGCGGGACCAGGGAACCGGCAGCGTGGTGCTGGAGGCCACCTCGATGGCCCTGCAGACCTACCGGGTGGACAGGACGTTCGTCGACGTCGGCGTCTTCACCAACCTCACCCAGGACCACCTGGACGACCACGGCACGATGGCCCGTTACACGAATGCCAAACTGCGGCTGTTCCAGGGGCTGTGCCGGCACGCCGTGGTCAACATGGACGACCCCGTGGGGGCCGGGATCCGGGCGATGATGCCGGGCGCGGTGACGACGTACGGCCTCGACACGGAGGCCGATTTCCGGGCCACGGACCTGATCGCGGACGCCTCGGGCACGCGGTTCACCCTGCACCACGCCGGCCGGGAGTATCCGGCGTCCATCCCGGTCCCCGGCCGGTTCTCGGTCTCCAACGCGCTGGCGGCCGTGGCGGCCTGTCAGGTCCTGGGACACGACCTGGACGGACTCGTCGCCGCGCTCGCGCAGATGCCGCCCGTCCCGGGCCGGTTCGAGCGCTTCGTGACCCCCGGCGGCACGTCGGTGATCGTGGACTACGCGCACTCGCCCGACTCCCTCGACAAGGTCCTCACGGCCATCCGCGGTTTCGCCCGGGGCCGGGTCATCACCGTCTTCGGCTGCGGCGGGGACCGGGACACCACCAAGCGGGCCGAGATGGGCCGGATCGCCGGGACCCACTCCGACCTGTGCGTGCTGACCTCGGACAATCCGCGCACCGAGGACCCCGAAACGATCCTGGACCAGATCGCCCCGGGCATCGAGGGCACCGGTACGCCGTACGAGCGCTCCACCGACCGCCGCCGGGCCATCGGCCTGGCGCTGGCCGCGGCGCGGCCCGAGGACATCGTCCTGGTCGCGGGGAAGGGCAGCGAGCCGCATCAGATCGTCGGCGAGGAACTGCTCCCCTTCAGCGACATGGCGACCGTACGGGAACTCGCTTCTCCGTCGGTCTCCTGA
- a CDS encoding DUF1330 domain-containing protein, protein MSAYGFAHLRSRRNHSDIAEYLERIQATLDPFAGRFVIHGPPTEVVEGSWPGSMVLIEFPGLTEARAWYASPGYRAILRLRTDHVEGDLLLIEGVGPDYDPAERARSLRP, encoded by the coding sequence GTGTCCGCATACGGCTTCGCCCATCTCCGCAGCCGCCGGAATCACTCCGACATCGCCGAGTACCTGGAGCGCATCCAGGCGACCCTCGACCCCTTCGCGGGCCGCTTCGTCATCCACGGTCCGCCGACCGAGGTCGTGGAGGGCAGCTGGCCCGGCAGCATGGTGCTGATCGAGTTCCCCGGCCTGACCGAAGCACGTGCCTGGTACGCCTCTCCCGGCTACCGGGCCATCCTGAGACTGCGTACCGACCATGTCGAGGGTGACCTGCTGCTGATCGAGGGCGTCGGGCCGGACTACGACCCTGCCGAGCGGGCCCGATCGCTGCGGCCGTAG
- a CDS encoding cryptochrome/photolyase family protein — MNIAVVLYTSDLRLHDHPPLRAALSSCDRVVPLFVRDRAIAATGFAAPNRLAFLADCLAALDTGLRDRGGRLVIRSGDPVAEVCALVQETDADEVHMAAGVSGYAQDREERLRAALEAMGRRLYVHDTVITAVAPGAVLPAGSGSDHFAVFTPYLRRWTELPPRPVTTAPRLIRVPDGVGSEPLPARSAVTGVSPGLARGGEGEARRLLTGWLRAGITRYEDVHDDMAADATSHLSAHLHFGTLSPVEAVHRSRAAGGPGAEAFVRQLCWRDFHHQVLAARPRAATEDYRTRQDRWRTGAQAEEEVQAWKDGRTGYPVVDAAMRQLAHEGWMHNRARLLAASFLAKTLYVDWRTGAGHFLGLLVDGDVANNQLNWQWVAGTGTDTRPNRVLNPVRQGLRYDPEGRYVHRWVPELAELPAPRVHEPWRLEGLERARYDYPDPLVDLADGLGRFRQGRPGAVS, encoded by the coding sequence ATGAACATCGCCGTCGTCCTGTACACCTCCGACCTGCGGCTCCACGACCATCCGCCACTGCGCGCCGCGCTCTCCTCCTGCGACCGCGTCGTCCCGCTCTTCGTGCGCGACCGCGCCATCGCCGCCACCGGCTTCGCCGCGCCCAACCGGCTCGCCTTCCTCGCCGACTGCCTCGCCGCCCTCGACACCGGGCTGCGCGACCGGGGCGGCCGCCTCGTGATCCGGTCCGGCGACCCCGTCGCCGAGGTCTGCGCCCTCGTCCAGGAGACCGACGCCGACGAGGTGCACATGGCCGCCGGGGTCAGCGGCTACGCACAGGACCGTGAGGAACGGCTGCGCGCCGCCCTGGAGGCCATGGGCCGCCGCCTCTACGTCCACGACACCGTCATCACCGCCGTCGCCCCCGGCGCCGTCCTCCCCGCCGGCTCCGGCTCCGACCACTTCGCGGTCTTCACCCCCTACCTGCGCCGCTGGACGGAACTGCCCCCGCGCCCCGTCACCACCGCCCCGCGGCTCATCCGTGTACCGGACGGCGTCGGTTCCGAGCCGCTGCCCGCACGCTCCGCCGTCACCGGGGTCTCCCCGGGGCTCGCGCGCGGCGGCGAGGGCGAGGCCCGGCGGCTGCTGACCGGCTGGCTGCGCGCCGGGATCACCCGCTACGAGGACGTCCACGACGACATGGCCGCGGACGCCACCTCCCACCTCTCCGCACACCTCCACTTCGGGACCCTGTCGCCCGTCGAGGCGGTTCACCGCTCCCGTGCGGCCGGCGGACCCGGCGCCGAGGCCTTCGTACGGCAGCTGTGCTGGCGCGACTTCCACCACCAGGTCCTCGCCGCCCGCCCCCGGGCCGCCACCGAGGACTACCGCACCCGCCAGGACCGCTGGCGCACCGGAGCCCAGGCCGAGGAGGAGGTACAGGCCTGGAAGGACGGCCGGACCGGCTACCCGGTGGTCGACGCCGCCATGCGCCAGCTCGCCCACGAGGGCTGGATGCACAACCGGGCCCGGCTGCTCGCCGCGAGCTTCCTCGCCAAGACCCTCTACGTGGACTGGCGCACCGGAGCCGGCCACTTCCTCGGCCTCCTCGTCGACGGGGACGTCGCCAACAACCAGCTCAACTGGCAGTGGGTGGCCGGTACCGGCACCGACACCCGCCCCAACCGGGTCCTGAACCCCGTCCGCCAGGGCCTGCGCTACGACCCCGAGGGTCGCTACGTCCACCGCTGGGTCCCCGAACTGGCAGAACTGCCCGCACCCCGGGTCCACGAGCCCTGGCGGCTGGAGGGCCTGGAGCGGGCCCGGTACGACTACCCGGACCCGCTGGTCGATCTCGCCGACGGCCTCGGCCGCTTCCGCCAGGGTCGCCCCGGCGCCGTATCCTGA
- a CDS encoding MerR family transcriptional regulator: MDPVPPPPEPALSTGAVARRLGVSPTTLRSWERRYAIGPAQREDGRHRRWTPRDIARLEEMCRLTARGVPPSEAARAALGAPAEEPAGAPTATPHRAPGPHRALTPGGPGALPLGEVRPEARGLARAAVRLDAPAVARLLDAALTEHGPVTAWEEIIAPTLHAVGRKWASAGESYVEVEHLLSWHVSAALHRVRPARERAGAIPVLLACVPGELHSLPIEALAAVLGERGLPVRMFGAALPAEALRDAVRRTGPRATVLWSQSRTTADRVLARSVAGIEWGLRGARGRSALLLAGPGWGVDAQGPYAERLFGLRSGLAVIEALVLGPAPATAAGRAAPAACGS; the protein is encoded by the coding sequence GTGGACCCCGTGCCGCCGCCCCCCGAGCCCGCCCTGAGCACCGGCGCGGTCGCCCGCCGCCTCGGCGTCTCCCCGACCACCCTGCGCTCCTGGGAACGCCGCTACGCCATCGGCCCCGCCCAGCGCGAGGACGGCAGGCACCGCCGCTGGACGCCCCGCGACATCGCCCGCCTGGAGGAGATGTGCCGGCTCACCGCGCGGGGCGTGCCCCCGTCCGAGGCGGCCCGCGCCGCGCTCGGCGCACCCGCCGAAGAACCGGCCGGCGCTCCCACCGCGACCCCGCACCGGGCACCGGGCCCGCACCGGGCACTGACCCCGGGTGGGCCAGGGGCCCTTCCCCTCGGGGAGGTCCGGCCGGAGGCCAGAGGGCTCGCGCGAGCCGCCGTACGCCTGGACGCGCCGGCCGTGGCGCGCCTGCTGGACGCCGCCCTCACGGAGCACGGCCCGGTCACGGCCTGGGAGGAGATCATCGCGCCCACCCTGCATGCCGTGGGACGCAAATGGGCCTCGGCGGGGGAGAGCTACGTCGAGGTGGAGCACCTCCTGTCCTGGCACGTCTCGGCGGCCCTGCACCGCGTCCGGCCCGCCCGCGAGCGGGCCGGTGCGATCCCCGTGCTCCTCGCCTGCGTACCCGGTGAACTGCACAGTCTGCCGATCGAGGCCCTCGCCGCGGTCCTCGGCGAACGGGGCCTGCCGGTACGGATGTTCGGTGCGGCCCTGCCCGCCGAAGCGCTGCGTGACGCGGTCCGGCGTACGGGGCCCCGGGCCACCGTGCTCTGGTCGCAGTCCCGTACGACGGCGGACCGGGTCCTGGCCCGCTCGGTGGCCGGCATCGAATGGGGGCTGCGCGGCGCGCGCGGCCGTTCGGCGCTGCTGCTGGCGGGCCCGGGCTGGGGTGTGGACGCCCAAGGCCCGTACGCGGAACGGCTGTTCGGGCTCCGTTCGGGCCTCGCGGTCATCGAGGCGCTGGTACTGGGCCCGGCCCCAGCGACTGCCGCAGGACGTGCAGCGCCCGCCGCATGTGGCTCTTGA
- a CDS encoding DUF1365 domain-containing protein: protein MSAVPPAAGPRESAAPPCPALYDTRIRHVRSGGGDGGPSYRLGHRTYMWLVDLAELPRLPRPLRPLARFDARDHFGGGATVRAGLDAFLAARGATLPAGSRVLMLAHARVFGYVFNPLSVYWCQGPDGRLLHVVAEVHNTYGGRHVYLLGPEAAHATARTAKEFYVSPFFGVDGEYRMRLPVPGERLALSVRLSGTPDGAGLTAAVSGERRRAGVAGLLRAALRRPWSTAAVAVGIRFHGIRLWLRGLEVRPRPAHVPQEGVK, encoded by the coding sequence GTGAGCGCCGTCCCGCCCGCAGCCGGGCCCCGGGAGAGCGCGGCGCCTCCGTGTCCCGCGCTCTACGACACCCGCATACGCCACGTACGGTCGGGCGGCGGGGATGGCGGGCCCTCGTACCGGCTGGGGCACCGCACGTACATGTGGCTGGTCGATCTGGCGGAACTCCCCCGGCTGCCCCGGCCATTGCGACCGCTGGCGCGTTTCGACGCGCGGGACCACTTCGGCGGCGGGGCGACCGTCCGGGCCGGTCTGGACGCCTTCCTCGCGGCGCGCGGGGCGACCCTCCCGGCCGGCTCCCGGGTGCTGATGCTGGCCCACGCCCGAGTGTTCGGCTACGTCTTCAACCCGCTGTCCGTGTACTGGTGCCAGGGTCCGGACGGTCGGCTGCTGCACGTGGTCGCCGAGGTGCACAACACCTACGGCGGCCGGCACGTCTACCTGCTCGGCCCGGAGGCCGCCCACGCGACCGCGCGTACGGCCAAGGAGTTCTACGTCTCACCCTTCTTCGGGGTGGACGGCGAGTACCGGATGCGGCTGCCGGTGCCCGGCGAACGGCTGGCGCTGTCGGTACGGCTGTCCGGCACCCCGGACGGGGCCGGGCTGACCGCGGCGGTGAGCGGCGAACGGCGCCGGGCCGGGGTGGCCGGTCTGCTGCGCGCCGCGCTGCGCCGTCCCTGGTCCACGGCCGCCGTGGCCGTGGGCATCCGGTTCCACGGCATCCGGCTGTGGCTGCGCGGACTCGAAGTGCGGCCGCGTCCCGCACACGTACCCCAGGAAGGTGTGAAGTGA
- a CDS encoding NAD(P)/FAD-dependent oxidoreductase: MTGRGRPRTAVVGGGVSGLTAAYVLARTHEVTLYEADDRLGGHAHTHEVKGSDGLVRSVDSGFIVHNDRTYPHLLRLFRELGVATRPTTMSLSVSCEGCGLEYAGARGPRGLFARPSNVLRPAYLRMLARVPDFHRQARRLLAAPPASPEITLGEFLDRGGFGPYFTGHFAVPLVASVWSCPPGGALSYPARYLFRFLAHHGMLSVGGSPNWRTVEGGSARYVERVHEVLGPGAVRRGAPVRSVARTADGVLITTADAAPAAYDAVVVAVHADQALALLADPTEAERSVLGAFGYSRNRTVLHTDDSVLPRAPGARGCWNYRLDGCRPAEAPVQVSYDMDRLQGLDAPEPYVVTLGGGERVRPDRVIAEMLYEHPLYTPESVMAQARLPGLSGPVTAFAGAYHGWGFHEDGCRSGVEAAAALGVRW; encoded by the coding sequence ATGACCGGGCGAGGACGACCGCGCACAGCCGTGGTCGGCGGGGGTGTCTCGGGGCTGACGGCCGCATACGTGCTGGCCAGGACCCACGAGGTGACCCTGTACGAGGCGGACGACCGGCTGGGCGGGCACGCCCACACCCACGAGGTGAAAGGGTCCGACGGCCTGGTGCGCTCCGTGGATTCCGGGTTCATCGTGCACAACGACCGCACCTACCCCCATCTCCTGCGGCTCTTCCGCGAGTTGGGGGTTGCCACCCGGCCGACCACGATGAGCCTGTCGGTTTCCTGCGAGGGTTGCGGACTGGAGTACGCGGGGGCGCGCGGGCCGCGCGGACTGTTCGCCCGGCCCTCCAACGTGCTGCGCCCCGCCTACCTGCGGATGCTGGCGCGGGTGCCGGACTTCCACCGGCAGGCCCGGCGGCTGCTCGCGGCGCCCCCGGCGTCGCCCGAGATCACCTTGGGCGAGTTCCTGGACCGGGGCGGCTTCGGGCCGTACTTCACCGGGCACTTCGCCGTCCCGCTGGTGGCCTCGGTGTGGTCCTGCCCGCCGGGCGGCGCCCTGTCCTATCCGGCCCGCTACCTGTTCCGGTTCCTGGCCCACCACGGGATGCTCTCGGTGGGCGGATCCCCGAACTGGCGGACCGTCGAAGGCGGTTCGGCGCGCTACGTGGAGCGGGTCCATGAGGTACTCGGTCCGGGGGCCGTCCGCAGGGGCGCGCCCGTACGGTCCGTCGCGCGCACGGCGGACGGGGTGCTGATCACCACCGCCGACGCGGCCCCGGCCGCGTACGACGCGGTGGTGGTCGCCGTGCACGCCGATCAGGCGCTGGCGCTGCTGGCCGACCCGACGGAGGCCGAACGGTCGGTGCTCGGGGCTTTCGGCTACTCCCGCAACCGGACCGTGCTGCACACCGACGACTCCGTGCTGCCCCGCGCCCCGGGGGCCCGCGGCTGCTGGAACTACCGGCTGGACGGCTGCCGTCCGGCGGAGGCGCCCGTACAGGTCAGCTACGACATGGACCGCCTCCAGGGCCTGGACGCGCCGGAGCCGTACGTGGTCACCCTGGGTGGCGGCGAACGGGTGCGTCCGGACCGGGTGATCGCCGAGATGTTGTACGAACACCCGCTGTACACACCGGAGTCGGTGATGGCCCAGGCTCGGCTGCCCGGACTGTCCGGACCGGTGACGGCCTTCGCCGGCGCCTATCACGGCTGGGGCTTCCACGAGGACGGCTGCCGTTCGGGTGTGGAGGCGGCCGCGGCGCTGGGGGTGAGGTGGTGA
- a CDS encoding class I SAM-dependent methyltransferase has protein sequence MVHGRRGRGHPVPRHPAVAARTRSAAASRTRTPGRCEVTVSALPEVPPCSLTRAAVGRVIIRRALDRLPLQVRMGRAGLLGRGGPTMAVHDPQAFERRIAAEGLIGFGESYVAGEWDAQDPVAVLTVLAGHVEALVPAPLQRLRGLWAARQPSAERNTPDGSRSNIRRHYDLSNELFGEFLDPTMTYSSAVFRTLPAPWRELPEAQHRKIDMLLDLAGVGPDTRLLEIGTGWGELALRAAGRGARVVTLTLSREQRELALRRIAAAGLADRVEVRLCDYREARGSYDAIVSVEMIEAVGAEYWPVYFATLDRMLAPGGRVALQAITMPHDRMLATKDTYTWIQKYIFPGGMLPSVQVVEEMARRHTGLRVTRCEGYGAHYAQTLRLWRERFAQRADRVAALGFDETFRRMWTFYLAYCEAGFASGYLDVHQILLTDDDGRGRGRDAGRVWGDQP, from the coding sequence CTGGTCCACGGCCGCCGTGGCCGTGGGCATCCGGTTCCACGGCATCCGGCTGTGGCTGCGCGGACTCGAAGTGCGGCCGCGTCCCGCACACGTACCCCAGGAAGGTGTGAAGTGACGGTTTCGGCCCTTCCGGAGGTGCCGCCCTGTTCCCTGACGAGGGCGGCCGTCGGACGCGTGATCATCCGCCGGGCGCTGGACCGGCTCCCGCTCCAGGTCCGCATGGGCCGGGCGGGGCTGCTCGGCCGGGGCGGTCCGACCATGGCCGTCCACGACCCGCAGGCCTTCGAACGGCGGATCGCCGCCGAGGGGTTGATCGGCTTCGGCGAGTCCTACGTCGCCGGGGAGTGGGACGCCCAGGACCCGGTGGCGGTGCTGACGGTCCTGGCCGGCCACGTGGAGGCGCTGGTGCCGGCCCCGCTGCAGCGGCTGCGCGGGCTGTGGGCGGCGCGGCAGCCTTCCGCCGAACGCAACACTCCCGACGGTTCGCGGAGCAACATCAGGCGGCACTACGACCTGTCCAACGAGCTATTCGGGGAGTTCCTCGACCCGACGATGACCTACTCCTCGGCGGTGTTCCGCACGCTGCCCGCGCCCTGGCGGGAGCTGCCCGAGGCACAGCACCGAAAGATCGACATGCTGTTGGACCTGGCCGGGGTGGGCCCGGACACCCGGCTGCTGGAAATCGGCACCGGCTGGGGCGAGCTGGCCCTGCGGGCGGCCGGCCGCGGGGCCCGGGTGGTGACGCTGACCCTGTCGCGGGAGCAGCGGGAGCTGGCCCTGCGCCGGATCGCGGCGGCGGGCCTGGCCGACCGGGTGGAAGTGCGGCTGTGCGACTACCGCGAGGCGCGCGGCAGTTACGACGCCATCGTCAGCGTGGAGATGATCGAGGCGGTCGGCGCCGAGTACTGGCCGGTGTACTTCGCGACGCTGGACCGGATGCTGGCGCCGGGCGGGCGGGTGGCGCTCCAGGCGATCACCATGCCCCACGACCGGATGCTGGCCACCAAGGACACGTACACCTGGATCCAGAAGTACATCTTCCCGGGCGGGATGCTGCCCTCGGTGCAGGTGGTCGAAGAGATGGCCCGCAGGCACACCGGACTGCGGGTGACCCGGTGCGAGGGCTACGGGGCGCACTACGCGCAGACGCTGAGACTGTGGCGGGAGAGGTTCGCCCAGCGGGCGGACCGGGTGGCGGCCCTGGGCTTCGACGAGACCTTCCGACGGATGTGGACCTTCTACCTGGCCTACTGCGAGGCCGGGTTCGCCTCCGGCTACCTGGACGTGCACCAGATCCTGCTGACTGACGACGACGGCAGGGGCAGGGGACGGGACGCGGGCCGGGTCTGGGGTGACCAGCCGTGA
- a CDS encoding DUF1295 domain-containing protein, with translation MLVTFAVGVRRRVHRVVDVAWGLAFAAVAVATYAMAGGGGGRVLLLTVLTAVWGLRLAGHIAWRGRGHGEDPRYERMLARAAPGDRNLYALRMVYLLQAALVWLVSLPVQAGAYVGGRPGALAAAGALLWLAGLGFEAVGDHQLARFKADPANRGRIMDRGLWSWTRHPNYFGDFCVWWGIYLVACGSVTVAAVSLVAPLTMSYLLIAGSGKRLLERHMSGRPGYAGYRARTSGFLPRPPRRVREHPRDEG, from the coding sequence ATGCTTGTCACCTTCGCGGTGGGCGTGCGCCGGCGCGTGCACCGGGTGGTCGACGTGGCCTGGGGCCTGGCCTTCGCCGCCGTGGCGGTGGCCACGTACGCCATGGCGGGCGGGGGCGGCGGGCGGGTCCTGCTGCTGACGGTGCTCACCGCGGTGTGGGGGCTGCGGCTGGCCGGGCACATCGCCTGGCGCGGCCGGGGCCACGGTGAGGACCCGCGCTACGAACGGATGCTCGCCCGGGCGGCCCCGGGCGACCGGAACCTGTACGCGCTGCGCATGGTGTACCTGCTCCAGGCGGCGTTGGTGTGGCTGGTGTCGCTTCCGGTACAGGCGGGGGCGTACGTGGGCGGGCGGCCCGGGGCGCTCGCGGCGGCAGGGGCGCTGCTGTGGCTGGCGGGACTCGGCTTCGAGGCGGTGGGCGACCACCAGCTGGCCCGGTTCAAGGCCGATCCCGCCAACCGGGGCCGGATCATGGACCGTGGGCTGTGGTCCTGGACCCGGCATCCGAACTACTTCGGGGACTTCTGCGTGTGGTGGGGGATCTACCTGGTGGCCTGCGGATCGGTGACAGTCGCCGCCGTCTCGCTGGTGGCCCCGCTGACCATGTCGTACCTGCTGATCGCGGGCAGCGGAAAGCGACTGCTGGAGCGGCACATGTCCGGCCGGCCCGGATACGCCGGGTACCGCGCGCGGACAAGCGGCTTCCTGCCGCGGCCGCCTCGGCGGGTGCGGGAGCACCCGCGGGACGAGGGCTGA